One Bacteroidia bacterium DNA window includes the following coding sequences:
- a CDS encoding TolC family protein: MKVLILLLIGLLSALCGAAQKMYSLEQCIQYATENNLQVKQSKNAEKLQENTFFQSKANFAPNLNANSSVARAWGRNQDPSTFQLIETQSDFVQSGLSSTIILFNGMNNHYTLERNKLNLIASRIATEKIKNNIALNVALLFIQIILDKEQIKVAEQSIQLDEVRIARAQKLYEKGVITEGEILNLQAQLATDKLNRQTLENQLKKDKLSLLQAMELPVEEDFDIVVPEISDVSLILPDLQTIYNYALQNMPEVKEQQNRLKSSQIGLKIAKASYYPILSLSGNINARATFFKPYEVTTFDFSTYQFVNKRIAPDDFFTQYNRNLGKTLGITLQVPIFNRFNVRMNVSNARLEVINQEIQLKAVQNQLIKDIQQAYIDVQNAQERYRSLEEQVKALEKAYQYAQKRFEAGAINSVDLLTTQNNWQRARSELLQAKYTLIFRSKVLDFYQGKPIRL, encoded by the coding sequence ATGAAAGTGCTTATTTTACTTCTTATAGGCTTGTTAAGTGCCCTCTGCGGCGCAGCCCAAAAAATGTATTCATTAGAACAGTGTATTCAATATGCCACAGAAAATAATCTACAAGTTAAACAAAGTAAAAATGCGGAAAAACTGCAAGAAAACACTTTTTTTCAAAGTAAAGCCAATTTTGCCCCTAACCTCAATGCCAATAGCAGCGTAGCAAGAGCTTGGGGTAGAAACCAAGACCCTAGCACCTTTCAACTTATTGAAACTCAATCTGATTTTGTACAAAGCGGTTTAAGCAGTACAATTATTCTATTCAACGGCATGAACAACCATTATACCTTAGAGCGCAATAAACTCAACTTGATTGCTTCTCGCATTGCAACCGAAAAAATAAAAAATAACATTGCCCTGAATGTAGCCCTTTTATTCATTCAAATTATCTTGGATAAAGAACAAATAAAAGTAGCCGAGCAAAGTATTCAATTAGATGAAGTCCGAATAGCCCGAGCGCAAAAATTATACGAAAAAGGTGTAATTACAGAAGGGGAAATACTCAATTTGCAAGCTCAATTAGCTACAGATAAACTTAATCGGCAAACGTTAGAAAACCAACTTAAAAAGGACAAACTTTCTTTACTACAAGCTATGGAACTACCTGTTGAAGAGGATTTTGACATAGTAGTTCCTGAAATTTCTGATGTGAGCTTGATTTTGCCAGACCTTCAAACCATCTATAACTATGCTTTACAAAATATGCCCGAAGTTAAAGAGCAGCAAAACAGACTTAAAAGCAGTCAAATTGGTTTAAAAATAGCAAAAGCAAGCTACTATCCTATTTTGTCCCTTTCTGGAAATATCAATGCAAGGGCTACATTTTTCAAGCCTTATGAAGTAACTACATTTGATTTTAGTACTTATCAATTTGTAAATAAGCGCATAGCGCCTGATGACTTTTTTACACAATACAATCGGAATTTAGGTAAAACCTTAGGTATTACCTTGCAAGTGCCTATTTTCAATCGTTTTAATGTGCGGATGAACGTATCGAATGCCCGGTTAGAAGTTATCAATCAAGAAATACAGCTCAAAGCGGTGCAGAATCAGCTCATAAAAGATATTCAACAAGCATACATTGACGTTCAAAATGCACAGGAACGTTATCGTAGTCTTGAAGAGCAAGTAAAAGCATTAGAAAAAGCTTATCAATATGCGCAAAAACGTTTTGAAGCAGGTGCTATCAATAGTGTGGATTTACTTACTACTCAAAACAATTGGCAAAGAGCGCGGTCTGAGCTTTTACAAGCTAAGTACACACTTATTTTTAGGAGTAAAGTTTTAGACTTCTATCAAGGTAAGCCCATACGATTGTGA